Proteins encoded by one window of Halobaculum halobium:
- a CDS encoding AzlC family ABC transporter permease, with protein sequence MDSRFPPDLRDGVRDALPLLLGIVPFALVAGVAGIEAGLTPLQTVGLSVVVFAGASQLAAIDLLGRDAALGVVVLTVVVINLRMLMYSASIAPYFRDLSARVRAGCAYVLTDQAYALALARYAGDREASTRRPYYYLGVALTLWVVWQAGTVVGVVFGAAVPDGWRLGFAVPLVFLALLVPAVSDAPSLAAAVVAAAVAVIGAGLPFNAGLIVGAVVGVVTGIVVDEAGVASAGEEGGGGSDPAEGH encoded by the coding sequence ATGGACAGCCGCTTTCCACCGGACCTGCGCGACGGGGTTCGCGACGCGCTCCCGCTCCTGCTCGGGATCGTTCCGTTCGCGCTCGTCGCCGGCGTCGCCGGCATCGAGGCGGGGCTCACGCCGTTGCAGACGGTCGGCCTCTCCGTCGTCGTCTTCGCCGGCGCCTCCCAGCTCGCCGCCATCGACCTGCTGGGTCGCGACGCCGCCCTCGGCGTCGTCGTGCTCACCGTCGTGGTGATCAACCTCCGAATGCTGATGTACTCCGCGTCGATCGCGCCCTACTTCCGCGACCTGTCGGCGCGGGTGCGCGCCGGCTGCGCGTACGTGCTGACCGACCAAGCGTACGCGCTGGCGCTCGCGCGCTACGCGGGCGACCGCGAGGCGTCGACCCGGCGACCGTACTACTACCTCGGCGTCGCTCTCACGCTGTGGGTCGTCTGGCAGGCCGGCACCGTCGTCGGCGTCGTCTTCGGCGCCGCCGTGCCCGACGGGTGGCGCCTCGGCTTCGCCGTCCCGCTCGTCTTCCTCGCGCTGCTGGTCCCCGCGGTCTCGGACGCGCCGAGCCTCGCGGCCGCCGTCGTCGCCGCCGCAGTCGCAGTGATCGGGGCAGGGCTCCCGTTCAACGCCGGGCTGATCGTCGGCGCCGTCGTCGGTGTCGTGACTGGTATCGTCGTCGACGAGGCCGGCGTCGCGAGCGCGGGTGAGGAAGGCGGGGGCGGCTCCGACCCGGCGGAGGGACACTGA
- a CDS encoding AzlD domain-containing protein has translation MATSYGPLSVWTVIVAGGLATFAIRLSFIHLFGRVDDVPPWLERVLVYVPAAVLAALVAPDFAPAAATVEAVLSPELLGGAAAVLAAWRTEDVLWTVAAGMAGLHLARFLL, from the coding sequence ATGGCGACGAGCTACGGGCCGCTGTCGGTCTGGACGGTGATCGTCGCCGGCGGGCTGGCGACGTTCGCGATCCGGCTGTCGTTCATTCACCTGTTCGGCCGGGTCGACGACGTTCCGCCGTGGCTGGAGCGCGTGCTCGTGTACGTTCCCGCCGCGGTGCTGGCGGCGCTCGTCGCTCCGGACTTCGCGCCCGCGGCCGCAACCGTCGAGGCGGTGCTCTCTCCGGAATTACTCGGCGGCGCCGCCGCGGTGCTCGCGGCCTGGCGGACGGAAGACGTGCTGTGGACAGTTGCCGCCGGGATGGCCGGCCTCCACCTCGCCCGGTTCCTGCTGTGA